The Trinickia caryophylli genomic sequence AGCGATAGACGCCCGAAAGCTCGGCGGTGGGATCGACTTCGGTGTCCGTTTGTACCAGCTCGCCCGGAATATCGGACAGCAGTTGCAACGCCGAACGCAGATCGTATACCTGCGACTTATTTTCGCGCTTCATATCTCGCATCGTTTTCTCCAGAAATTATCGGATGTGGTGCGAGACACAATATAGGCTCGGGCGTTAGCGCATGAGAATTACCGTTTTGGTACTCGAAGCCAACCAAAAAGATATCGCCGAATTCAATTGATCCAGATCAAAACCGGACTGGCGATTGCGAGATACGATCGGCCGGTATGCTGGAGATACTATGGATTTGAAGCGCCTACGTTACTTTTGCGCGGTGATCGAGCAGGGCACCATCGCCAAAGCGGCACGTGTGCTCAACATCTCCCAACCTCCGCTCAGCAAGAGGCTTCAGGAACTGGAAGAAGAGATCGGAGCACCGCTCTTCTCGCGCGGCACCAAGAAGGTCGAACCCACCGCCGCGGGACATCACCTTTATCGGCGTGCCTGCGAGATATTGCGCGGCGTTGAAGACGCAACCAGAGAAACGATCTCCCTGGCAAGAACCGAGACACGAACATTACGCATCGGTTTGACACATCTTTATCAGAATTATTTCCAGAATTTCATGCTTGAGTTAAACAAGAGAAATCCTGGAATTCAGATTGGTGTTTCAATTTCAGACTCGAGTCATCTGGAAAGGCTGTTGCAGAACAAGCTGATCGATATTGCGTTGATTCAACACCCGGAGCACGTGGATGGATACAGCTGCATCGATCTGGAGCCCGTGAGGCTCGTTGCCGTCGTCGGGCGCGCCTTGTCGGGCGTCGCGCCCCGCGGCGCCGCGACGCTCGCGGAAGTCGGCCATTGGCCCCTGGTGCTGCTCAGGCGTGCGGAAGGGCTCGGCACTTTCGATCGCCTGCAACATAAACTACGTGAGGTCGGCATACGGCCCAACGTAGTGCACTACATCTCGCAGCCGGGCGTCATACTCAATCTGATCGAATCGGGTCTGCCGGCAGCGGCGTTGCTGCCGGCGTCCGAAGTCGATCCGGGCCGCTGGCCTCAATGCGAGGTAATCGAAATCGAGCCGCGCGTCGACGTGTTCTACCCATCGATCGTCAAGCTGACCGCTGCACCTCACGTGCCAGAAGTGATGGACATCGTCGACGAGGGATATCGGTTCTCGGAAAAGGAATTCCGCTGCTAGGTGCCGGTACTGGCGAAGCTTCCTCCAAACAACCACGCATCGAGCTGCGCGAGCGACCGGACGACGAGATCCGGCTCGGGCGTACACGGCTCGCCCCGGTCGTTCAGCAAAATCGTCTTTCCGACGCCGGCCGCCCTGCCCGCCGCTATGTCGCTGGGCTTGTCGCCCACGAGGGCCGAACGGGCCGGATCGAGCCGAAGATCGCTGCACGCGCGCACGATCATGCCGGGGTTCGGCTTGCGATCGCACGACTCCGTCTTGTAGCGACCGAGCCCGTGCTCGGGGTGAAACGGGCAGAAGTAGACAGCATCGAGCGTCACGCCATGCGCGGTGAACCGGCCGCGCATCCACTCCGTCAGATCGTGGAATTCCCGTTCGGTGTAATAGCCGCGCCCGATCCCGGCCTGATTCGTCACGACGACGAGCGCCATGCCCGCCGTCATCGCGTGCGCGCACAGATCGAAGATGCCTTCGACGAATTCGAAATCCTCTCGCCGATGGACGTAGTGCTTGTCGACGTTGATCACGCCATCGCGGTCGAGAAACAAGGCCGGCCTCGCCATCGCCGTCACATCGGCCGAAAAAAAAGCGCCTCGATGCGCTCGCGCGACGGCCGCTCGAGCACCCCCTTCTCCGTGATCAATGCCGTCACGAGTTCCGCCGGCGTCACGTCGAACGCCGGGTTGCGCACCGATACCCCCTGCGCCGCCCATCGGCATTCGCGGTATCCGGTCACTTCGTCCGCCGCGCGCTCCTCGATCGGAATGGCCGCGCCATCGGATACGGTGCGGTCGATCGTCGACAACGGGCAGGCCACGTAAAACGGAACACCATGGCGTTGCGCCGCGAGCGCGACCATGTAAGTGCCGATCTTGTTGGCCACATCCCCATTGCCGGCCACGCGGTCCGTACCGACGATCACGGCATCCACCTCGCCGCGGCTCATCATGAACCCGGCCATGCCATCGGTGATCAGCGTCACGGGAATGCCCTCCTGAACCATTTCCCACGCGGTCAGACGTGCGCCTTGCAGGAACGGGCGCGTCTCGTCGGCAATCACCGAGATCCGCTTTCCGGCATCGCGCGCGGAGCGGATCACGCCGAGCGCCGTGCCGTGGCCCGCCGTGGCGAGCGCGCCGGCGTTGCAATGCGTCAATACGCGACTGCCATCCGGGAGCAGATCGGCGCCATATGCGCCCATCGCGCGGTTGATCCGGACATCCTCAGCGGCGATTTCGTGCGCGAGCGCGAGCAATTGCGCCGCGATCTCGGCAGGCGGCTGCGATGCGATGCGGGCCCACCCCGACCGCATGCGCTCGAGCGCCCAAAACAAGTTCACGGCCGTCGGCCGGCTGGCCGCGAGCAGATCGAACCCCTCGTCGAGCGCGCGTGCGAACCGGTCCGAGCCGGCCCGCGCGAGCCGCAGCGCCTCGAGTGCGACGCCATATGCCGCCGCGCAGCCAATGGCCGGCGCACCGCGCACGACCATCGTGCGAATTCCCTCCGCCACGCCGGCCGCGCTGTCGTAGGCCAGATACTCGATGCGCGCCGGCAACACGCGTTGATCGATCATCTCGAGAAGCCCGCTGCGCCACCGCAGCGTCTGCACGCCACGGGACTCTTCGTCGTTTTGCATCGTCAATCACCTTCGAGTGCAAATGGAGAACATCTTGCGTGCCACGTGCGGCACATACCGCCTCAATCGCGCGCCGCCCGCCGGCCGTAATGCCGGAATTTTTCGACGACCTCGCGCATTTCGTCATCGCTCAGGCACCGCGGCGTGCCGATCTGCAATGCGCGCCAGTACTGCTCGCATAGCGCCTCCACTTCGACGGCGACAGCCAGCGCGTCGCCGAGATCGTCGCCGAGCGCGATCATGCCGTGGTTGCCGAGCAGACAAGCCTTGCGCCCCTCGAGCGCGGCGAGCGCATGGTCCGACAACTGCTGCGAGCCAAAGAGCGCGTACGGCGCGCAACGGATCGTCGAGCCGCCCGCCACGGCGATCATGTAGTGAAACGGCGGCACTTCGATGCCAAGGCACGCGAGCGTCGTGGCGAACGGCGAATGCACGTGGATCACGGCGCCGGCTTCGGCACGCGCGTTGAGGATATCCAGATGAAAGCGCCATTCGCTCGAGGGCCGGCCGGCACTCGTCACGGCGCCCGCGCGATCCATCGTCACGAGAGCCTGCGGCGCAAGCAGCTCGGCCGGCACACCGGAGGGCGTGATCAGCAACCCTTCTTGCGTACGCACGCCAACGTTGCCGGAGGTACCGCGGTTGAGCCCCAGGGCGACCAGCCGACGCGAAACGTCCACCACTTCGCGCCGCAAGGCATCGTTCGCGCACGCGTCGGGGCCGACTGGGACAACTGGGGGCTGGGGCGTCATATCGGTGATCGGCTTCATGGCTCAGCGCGCGAGCACCCGTCCCGCTACCGCGCTCAGCCGTTCCAGCATGCGCGGATCGCGAGCCTGCGGTGAGGTGATAATCGCATGCTCGAGTGCGCTGCGGCACGCGCACGCAGCGGCATGCCCATCCGCCCCCGCGCGCGGCGCGGCGCTCCTCACGAGGCTACGCGCCTTGTCCGCGTTGCCCGTAAGCACACTGACGATCTGCGCGACCGTAACGTCATCGTGCCCGGGATGCCAGCAGTCGTAATCGGTCACCATCGCCACCGTCGCATAGCACATCTCCGCTTCGCGGGCGAGCTTGGCCTCCGGCATATTGGTCATCCCTATCACGTCGCAGTTCCATGTGCGATAAAGCTCCGACTCGGCCAACGTGGAAAATTGCGGTCCTTCCATGACCAGATACGTGCCCCCCCGTACCGCCTCGATGCCGAGATCGACCGCGGCCGCCTCGATATGGTTGCCAAGGCGCTCGCATACCGGGTGAGCCATCGAAACGTGGGCCACGAGCCCGGTGTCGAAGAAGCTCTTGGCGCGCGCGAACGTCCTGTCCACGAACTGATCCACGATCACGAACATGCCGGGGCGCAGATGTTCGCGCAGCGAACCGACGGCGGACACGGAAATCACGTCGGTGACGCCGGCCCGCTTGAGGGCGTCGATGTTCGCGCGAAAGTTGATCTGACTCGGCGCGATGCGATGCCCGCGTCCGTGCCTTGGCAGGAACACCATTCGCCGTCCGTCGAGTTCGCCCATCATCAGTTCGTCGGACGGCTCGCCGAAGGGCGAATCGACCTTCACCCAGCGCCGATCGCGCAACCCATCGATGTCGTATACGCCGCTGCCGCCGATAACGCCGATCACAGGCACCTGCCCCACTTGGTCCATGATGTCTTCCTCGGTATGCGAAAGAACGACCGGCCGTGCTACGGCTGCCGGATGAAGTGTCGCAACGCGCCGTGCGCCGCGGCATATCTGCCCAAAAACCAGTACCAGAGATACAGACGCCGGCGTAACGGGAGTTCGTTGTCGAACAGGAACTGCCGCGCGAAGTACGCGCTTGCCAACAGGCTGTTGGTCGGCACGACTTCGCGGTATTGCCGCCGCTGAAACTGATCCGGCCGTCGCCCCTGCAGAGCGTCGATGAGCCGTCTCGCCGCCTCGCGGCGTCCCGGCGCGAGCGCGATGAACGTCGGGTCGTCATCGAAGCGGCCGCGCTTCAGATAGGTCGCGTCGGGCGCGGACTTGCCCACCCGGAAATGCATATGCTCGAAAACGACGTCCTCGAGGTACCGGGTTCGATCGAAACCGGCATGGCTCAGCCGCTGAAAGATGTCGAAGATATGAACGTCGATGAACGCACCACGGTATTGCGCCGGATAAGGATCGACGAGCAGCTCGCAGGTGCGGCGCGAGAGCACGGGAAACGTGCTGAGCCCGCGCTTCTTGTTCAAGTCGTTGCCGTAGGCAAGATAGATGCCGTCGGGAAATTCGTCGTTCACGGTCAGCAGCCGTTCGTCCCAGCGCGGTGTGCGCACGATCATGTCGTCGTTGGCGAGGACGACGATGCCGCCGCTGGCCCGGTCGAGGCATGCGCTGTTGTAGCTGCCCATCGATCGCGCCGGCCCGATGATCCGGTGTACCGCAATATCGTCGCTGTCGAGATCGTGGCTTTCGATGTCGTCGTCGTCGACATAGACGATCACCTCTACGCGGTCCGGCCGGGACACCGTCTCGGCAATGCTGCGAAAGAGGCGTCTCGCCAGTGCGGGACGGCCGCGCGTGGGCAGCAGAAGGGAGATCGAGGGCGCGCTCACCGGCTCGACCACCGAAGCGTGATCACGTCGTCGCCCTCCATTCCGTGCTTGCGCGAGAAACAGCCGGTCGATGGCCGAGGCGGTCGGTCATCGCCCAGAAGTCGAACAGGTCGTGCGGAAAACGGCGCTCGCGCTCGAACGAGTCGGCCATGTGCGCGTAATCCTCGAACGCCGTCCGATACAGGGTCCGCCATTGATCGACATGCGCTCGCAGCACGGATGTCCAATCATCGCGCGAAATATCGATCTGGTACGTGCACGCGGCGATCTTCGATTGGTCGCACGTACCCAGCGAGACGGTCGCGCGCCCGCACCGCAGCGCGGCGACGATGCGCATGAGCGACAGCCAGCGCCAGTCCTTGCGCTGCGGCATGTTCAGGATGACTTTGGCGGAGCGATTCAGCGCATCCCGGGCCTTGCGGGAAACAAACCTTTGAGGGAATGCTACGGAGAATTCGCTTCGTTTCAACTGCGCATACAGCTCGGCACGAAAGTCGGTCATGACACCGGTAAACAGGAGATCCCCCGGCGGTTCGAACGCGATTTGCGCGTCATCGACCGGATCGAGCCGGGGGAAAGGAATCGCACGCACGTCGAGGCCCGGAAGCATCTCCGAGATGTTCTTCAATTCGGGCAGATCGCCGAGAACGAGCATGCACCGAATGTAGGGCAGGCAATCGAGCAGGCTCACGATCCGCCTGACCTGAACCGTCGGATGCATATAGTCGTTGTCGCTCCAGAGCGGGGCGCCATGGATGAAGATCTCGCCCTGGTCGAAATCCAGATGCTCCGTCATGATGACAGCCACCCTTTTCTTTGTCGCCCGACAAAATGCAATCAGCACGTCGCACGTCTCCGGCGAGAAATTCTCGATGACGACGTTCAACGCACCGACGCTCGGCTTGCGTCCGACCGTAACCGGATAGCCGTTTTGCGTCAGCATCGCGACGAAGAACTCGACCTGATCGCTGATACCGTAGAACGGGTGGTTATATATCCACAGATGGATTGAAGGTTTGTTCGACATATTTCCGGCGCCATCCCCTCCGCTTGGGCGGATTCGAAGCAATGAACGAAAGAACGATCTCCTTCACCTCCTCGGCGGATCGGCCCGAAAACAGGCATCGGTATCCGTTGGACATCGCCTTATCCAGCCGAAAAGCGCCATCGCGCTGCAAGATGGCGTAAAACGTGGCATCGACCCGCACGATGTTGAAGCCATGCAACCCCTCGACCACCAACTCCACGTGAGCCTCGCGTTTGACGGGAGCGGGCTGCCGCCGCCTGGCGACGGCAACGGCCAGTTGCTGCAAGACGTCCTCGACCGAGCTGCCGCTCAAGCACGATGAATACGCCCCCGCCTTGACCTTTTCCGGCTCGAATGCGCCCTCTCCCTGAGGAATGGCGTAGTACCCGCGGGCGTACCGGATCACGTTGAATCCGTGCACGCCCTGCCGCATCAGTTCGATGTCCTGGCCGCCGTCCGGCACGATGCCGGTCGCCGGCGCGGGACGACGATGCCGGCGCACGAATCCGAGCACACGCGCGGCGAAACTATGCAGCCCGGGCAGCGGCATCAGCGCGCGCGAGACCGCATCGACGAGCCAATGGCGGCCGACTCCCTCTTGCGCGAGTTCGCCTTGCGCCAGGTATTTGCCGCGCAATTCAGGCAGCGTTTCGGCGAAGGTGGTGGGCTGTGCATCGGCGCTGTAATACTGCGCCACGGGCGACCAGTCGTTCTTCGCCATGCGGGGGCGGCCATACGTGTGCACGAATGCGCCTCCATATTCGAACACGGAACTGTGCCCGGTATAGATCCGGCGCATCGGGCGGGTCACGCTTTCGAACACGGCCGCCCAGCGGTCGCCTTGCAGCGTGCACTCGGAGAGCGCCTCGCTGATGGGACTGGGCGCCTGTGGCTCACTCTCCCCTTTTGCCGCACTCATGCGGTACTGTCCGTACAAATCGTTCAGCGCGCCCCAGAATTGATCGCTGAACGCTTCGCCGGAAAACTGCCGCCTCGCGTGCGCACAGCACCGGGCGCGCAGGTGCAGGTAGGCCTGCGGTGCGTCGAGCAGAGCGACGATGCGGCGCATGAGCTGCTCGACCAGCGGCGGCTCGAGCTGGCGGGTATCGCCGTATGAATCGACGAGTGCGCCGGTATTCGGATCCGGCTGAACGAGCGCGTCCCGCACCCCGCGCAGGACGATGCCCGTTTCGTCGTCCGTCACATAGACGGACGTGCCGACCGTGTCGGTCACGATCGGCACGGCGCCCGCCGCCATCGCCTGCATGATCGACACCGAATGCAAAGACAGCCCCGGCAGCAGAAAAAAATGCGCGCTGGCCAGCAGTGCATTGAGTTCGTGACCCGCGAGATAATCCTGCGCCCAAAACACACTGCGCCCCGTCTCGGCGGACAGGAACGCAAGATCGACGCCGTGCTCCTTCAAGGCCGCATCGTCGGGCTTCGCGCAACGCAGCAGCAACGTGCCGTCCCGCCCGCTTTGCTTGAACGCGTGCCAGAAACGAAGCACCAGATGCCCGCCGCGCAGGAAAAAGTTGCGCCCGTCCTGGTGAGCCGAATTGATGAACAGGAATCGCGGCCGCTCGAGCGCCGCCGCGTCGGGTTCATCGGCATGAACGGCCATTTTCCCGCTGATCCCGATACGCGAGCTATGCAGGCGCCGATCGATTCCGGCGTCCGCAAAAAAGCGGCTGAGATTGTTCAGCGTCTCGGGAATGTGCGAAAAAATGCCGAGGCACAACGGGTGAGCCAGAATGCGCCGATAGTGTTCGCGCAACTCGTCGGGCCGCGCGAACGCGCCGCTGCCCTGCCCGGCAAACGGCAGGAAGACCGGCGCGAACGATTCGCAATGAAACACGAACGGCCGGCTCAGCGACGGAAATGGCGCGGTGTGGTGGAACTCGATGTCCCCGCCCAATGCCTCCGTCAGCACCTGATTCGGCGGCCAGAAGTGGTCCCGATAGGCGCGCGCGAGCGTTTCGCTTCCGAGCGCGCAATCCCTCTCGTGCTGCAGGCTCGCGGCCTTCAGCAAGCGATCGCGAACCGCATCGTCGGCAGCCAGCCGGTCGTGCAGCTTGACGTTGTCCCATGCGTTCAGCGCCACATCGCGCGGCGCGTGGTCGACCAACGCCCGATATAGCGGGTGAAAACCGTTCAGCGGGATGTAATGGCTCAGACTCCAGGGGACGGCCACGCTCATCGATGTCGCTATCACGTTCTCCCCCTCATCACGCGCGTCACCATCCGTGTAAAGCGCACAGCCCAGCTCGATTCGAGCATCCGCATCCGTGCCTCCAGATCGGCGCTGCGGCATGCGAATGCCGCCTGTCGCTCCGCCAGTTGGCCAACCGCGGCTACCCCCGACTGCACCCGCTCCACGCGGGCCTCGAGCGACGCAACATCGGCCCTGAGCGCCGCGATGCATTCGTCCTGCGAAGAAAGGCGCTCTTCCACCCGGACGAACCGCCGCTCGAGCGCATCGAGCCGGGCGAGCAACTGCTCGTGGCCCGCCATCGACTCCTTTCTCGTGCGCTGAGCAGTGGCCAGCCCGTCGATTTCGACGCGAAGTTCGGCAAGCGTCGCGCAGACCACGACGTCCTCGGGCGCGAACCGCTCGATCACGCCACGCATATCGCCCGAGAAATCTATCTCGCCGAGCGATTGCCGTAAACCGAAAAACAACCCGCGATAAGCCACCACATTGAACCCGTGGTAGACCTCGATAACGGCCGGTTTGATACGCTCTTCCCAATAACGGTCGATGCAATGCGGCTCGTTGCCCCGCACACGCTCGGCGAGCTGCGTCAATGCCTGCGTCACGGCCGTGAGGCCGGAGCGGCCGACAAGCAGCAGCGACTTGAGTTCGCTGACCGACCCTGCGCACGGTAATTCGGCACGTATCGCCGCGGGTAACCGGTCGAGCGCGACAGTGCCGGCCGCTCTCGGAATCGCGTAGATGCGGTTATCGTATCGCACCAGGTTGCAGCCGAGAAAGTCGGCCTCGATCGTCACGGGTATGCGATCGCTCTCCACCTGGGAATAGACGATTGGCCGGTGCAGATACTCGTCCATGCGCGCCGGCAAGCCGAGCGAGCCATCGGTCGGATAGCCCAGTTGCGCGAGGATGTCGGCGTTACGCTGCGACCACCCTGCAATCGCCTCGGGCCGCAGCTCGCTCCGGTATGCGCCGATCTGTCCCGCGCGAAACGTCTCCGAATGCGGATTGAACAGGCTCGCGGCAATCGCGTCGGTGTTCCCGGGCGCCTGCAGCTTCAGTTGAATCGACCAGATCAGATCCCGCTGGCACACGTCGCTTCCGCCACCGGCCGTGCCGATCAGTTGTTCGAACGATAACGGAACGACATTGGGAAAATCCATCCACGGCAGGTATCCGCCGATCCGATCTCGCAGCGATCCAAGAAGCCAGTTGTCGTTGCACAAGCGCTCGATGCGCTCGTCGAAATCGTACTGGCTCAACCAGCCGGAAAACGCCGTCTTCCCGTCGCGATGATAGTAATGCGCCTCCGACACGAGGACATCCAGCGGATGCCGATACATGAAGAGCGTCGGCGAAGACATGAAGCGATGATGGCGGTTTCCGTACGGCGCATGTCTCACGGTGTCGACAAAAAAATCTTTCGCCACCGTATGCGAATTACTGTACTCCACGCAGTACCAGGTTTGTCCTTGCGGGAATTCGGGGCACTCGATACCCGCCTCGTAGCCGAGCGCCGTCGCCAATTCGTAAAGCAGATGCGTCCCGGCTTTCGGAATGGAAACGAGGAAGAGCGGCTTTCGGCTGAAATGCCGGTCGGTTATCGGGGCGACGACCGCAACGTCGTCAAGCGCAATGCACCCCATGAGTTCGTCCGCAAGCTTGCCGCCGTCGGTCTCGCCGAACACCACGGCGCGCGGCCTCGGCACGCTTGCCGGCGCCCGCGGATCCGTCAGGCGCTGCGACGCCATCCCTCGCTCGCTCAAGGCCGCTTCCAGCGCCGCCATCCACGCTCCGTCGCCCATCAAGCCGATACAACGAACACCCTCGTCCCACAAGGACCTCAGGTAATCGCAATAGGCTTCGATACTGCAAGGAAGGAAATCCAATCGACGCATCGCATTCATCCCGCAGCCAGTTTCGTCAAGACATCGGACAGGCTCGAAGCCACCAGCACACCGGGCAATGCCGTCGCGTCCTGAACGTGGAAATCGACCGGCCCCAACGATTGCGGCAAGGCGTAGTAGCGTGAGTCAAACTCGACGATATTCGTGCTGCCGACGCTTTGCAACAGAACGGGCTCGCTCGGCCGCACTCGAGCCGGCGCGCAAGGCGGGCGCTGCATCGGGGAGTCGCGCGTGCCTTCCTGCTCGAGCGCTGCCGACATCGCGCGCCGCCACTCGTCGAGCGCCTCGCCGCCGTCAAACAGCGGCGCGACGATAGCCGCCATCGTTTCCACCGCCGCCCATCGGTCGGCCCGCGTTCCCTCCCGGCACACCGCGAGCCAACAGGCCAACGCTTCGTTCACCGTCGCGCAGGCCTGCTCCGCAGCGTCCCAGACAGCCATGACCAGACTGTCGTCGGTGCACGAGGAACGCTCGATCCGCGTGTGCCGTCTCCAGTCGTAGTGCTTGAAGCCGAAGCGGGCCCAATCGAGGTTCGACTTGTTGAAGGCGTAACCGAACAGGTCATCGTCCTCATATTCGCGCAGCACCTCGCCGCACGCGATCGCGTCGGCCAGTTTTCGTTGAAACGGCGTGTATGCCGCTTCGTCGAAGCGCTCGACGGGACCGTATCCGTACCGCCGCGCCAAGCCGTCGAGGCCATAGTCGCGGATCATGTCCAGGTGCGTATTGGTCAGCCAGCGCCGCCAGCCGCCCACGACACCGTGACCGGAACGGTAGTTGTGCCGGTGAGCCCCAGTCAGGTTCACATGGTCGAGCCGGCGCCATATGTCCGCCACCTCCGCGTCCTGCAACGTCACGCCCATCGCGCTTGCGATGTCGCGAATGGTCGCGCCGGGCTGCTCGATCAAATCCTCCCACCGCATCACGTGGTAGCGCTCGGCGCAAGCGGAAAACGCTTCGAGGTAGGCTTTGAACGGCCCCAGCAACGCCTCGAAAAAGTTAAGATCCGATAGCTTGTACAGCGCAAGTTGCTGGCGCAACCGATCGTCGTCGGCCTCGGCCGGCACGAAGCGCTGGATATATTCGCTTGCCAGCGCGTTGATCGAAAAACACGCCGAAGCGAGCGCGCCCGCCGGATTTCTGATGGATGCGAAGCGGCGATGATCCGCATAGGCCGGATGCATGCTCCAGTGCTGCGGCCCGACATGCGAATGCACGATATCGTAGTAATCGAGCGTCTCGCGCGGGTGCGACGTAATCAGCGTAAAGTCGCCCTTGCCGCGGACCCCGATGTACTTTCTGAAGCACGCGATCCCGTCTTCCTCCTCTTTCAACCACTTCGGTCCGCCCGCCATCTCGCGAAAGTTGCCGTTGTAGAGCAGATCGGCCGTCAGTGACCGGGATCGGAAAACATCCTCTATCCGCGCGGATATCCGCATACCGGCAGTTTCGCAGAATGTCCTGAGAACCTCGCGGCGCGGCCCGACGGGCGGCCCGTATTTCCCGATTTCAGCAATCACGCTGATCAACAGCGTGAACCCTGTACGGGGATAGCCCACCACCAACGGAGGCGACACCTTCATGCGGCACCTGCGAAAGAAGTACGGGCTTCGATCACTTCGTGGCTCACGCCGAGATCCACGAAGCCGACCACTCCCGGGGTCTGCGCGGCCGTGATCCGGGCCACCGAACGCCGCACGTCGACGAACGCGTCTTGCCCATCTGCGAGCCGGTTGCAGCCAATGTTCAGGAAATATTCGCCGCCTGCCAGATGCGACGTAAACCGAAATCTGACGGCTACGCCCTGGCCTGCCTCCACGTTAAGCAACGGCGCGTTCATCATGGCCAGGTTCGTGCCGAAAACATACGTTCCGTCCACCGTCACCAAAGCGAAACCCACCGACACGTTGTCAAGCGCCGTGCCGAACGACAGCCTGACGACAAGGTCCACGGCCGCGCGCGCCGGCATTTCCGGCGGATTCGGCTCGCCGTCGACCACCCAGTCGAAGTCGACGATTTTCGCCATGCCGTTGCCGAGCCGCGTTTCGTGCTTGTTGTAGTAGGGATGCTCGAACACCTTGTCGCGCATGTCCCCCGACAGTGCGTCGACCCACGCGTCGTGGCGGGTCGGCCGGGCCGATGGCGGCGCGCCCGCACCGGGGCGCGGCCGCTCTCCGGTCACCGACGTCCCGAAGAGAAGGTTCTGATAAAAGCTCACCGCGCTTGCAATAGGACCGATGTGCCGCAGCGTTCCCTGGTCGAGCACGATCCCACGGTGGCAGATGCGCAACAGCGTATCCGCGTTGTGCGAGACCACCAGGATCGTCTTGCCGTGATCCATGAACTCGCGGATACGCTGGAAGCAGCGGTGCTGAAACTTGGAATCGCCGACACTGAGCGCTTCGTCCACCACCAGTATGTCCGGGTCGACGTGGATCGCAGCCGCGAAAGCCACACGCACGAACATGCCCGACGAATAGGTCTTCACCGGTTGATCGAAGAAAGCGCCAATGTCGGCAAACGCCTCGATGTCGGGCATCCGGCGCAGCATTTCCTGCCGGCCGAGGCCCATGATCGAGCTGTTGAGCAGGACGTTGTCACGCCCGGTGAACTCGGGATTGAAGCCTGCCCCCAGTTCCAACAGGGCCGAGATCCGCCCGTTGACCGCCACTGTTCCCTGCGTTTGCCGCATGACCGAGCAGATAATCTGGAGCAGGGTCGATTTTCCCGAGCCGTTGCGCCCGAGAATACCGACGATTTCTCCGCGATAGACGTCGAACGAAACGTCGCTCAGCGACCAGAACTCGCGATGGTAGCGCTTGCGAAGCGGATGCAACGCCTCCGCCAACCGTTCTTTCGGCGAGTCGAAAAGACGAAATTTTT encodes the following:
- a CDS encoding LysR family transcriptional regulator, encoding MDLKRLRYFCAVIEQGTIAKAARVLNISQPPLSKRLQELEEEIGAPLFSRGTKKVEPTAAGHHLYRRACEILRGVEDATRETISLARTETRTLRIGLTHLYQNYFQNFMLELNKRNPGIQIGVSISDSSHLERLLQNKLIDIALIQHPEHVDGYSCIDLEPVRLVAVVGRALSGVAPRGAATLAEVGHWPLVLLRRAEGLGTFDRLQHKLREVGIRPNVVHYISQPGVILNLIESGLPAAALLPASEVDPGRWPQCEVIEIEPRVDVFYPSIVKLTAAPHVPEVMDIVDEGYRFSEKEFRC
- a CDS encoding D-glycero-alpha-D-manno-heptose-1,7-bisphosphate 7-phosphatase, with amino-acid sequence MFLDRDGVINVDKHYVHRREDFEFVEGIFDLCAHAMTAGMALVVVTNQAGIGRGYYTEREFHDLTEWMRGRFTAHGVTLDAVYFCPFHPEHGLGRYKTESCDRKPNPGMIVRACSDLRLDPARSALVGDKPSDIAAGRAAGVGKTILLNDRGEPCTPEPDLVVRSLAQLDAWLFGGSFASTGT
- the mtnA gene encoding S-methyl-5-thioribose-1-phosphate isomerase, whose protein sequence is MQNDEESRGVQTLRWRSGLLEMIDQRVLPARIEYLAYDSAAGVAEGIRTMVVRGAPAIGCAAAYGVALEALRLARAGSDRFARALDEGFDLLAASRPTAVNLFWALERMRSGWARIASQPPAEIAAQLLALAHEIAAEDVRINRAMGAYGADLLPDGSRVLTHCNAGALATAGHGTALGVIRSARDAGKRISVIADETRPFLQGARLTAWEMVQEGIPVTLITDGMAGFMMSRGEVDAVIVGTDRVAGNGDVANKIGTYMVALAAQRHGVPFYVACPLSTIDRTVSDGAAIPIEERAADEVTGYRECRWAAQGVSVRNPAFDVTPAELVTALITEKGVLERPSRERIEALFFRPM
- a CDS encoding class II aldolase/adducin family protein → MKPITDMTPQPPVVPVGPDACANDALRREVVDVSRRLVALGLNRGTSGNVGVRTQEGLLITPSGVPAELLAPQALVTMDRAGAVTSAGRPSSEWRFHLDILNARAEAGAVIHVHSPFATTLACLGIEVPPFHYMIAVAGGSTIRCAPYALFGSQQLSDHALAALEGRKACLLGNHGMIALGDDLGDALAVAVEVEALCEQYWRALQIGTPRCLSDDEMREVVEKFRHYGRRAARD
- a CDS encoding S-methyl-5'-thioadenosine phosphorylase, translated to MDQVGQVPVIGVIGGSGVYDIDGLRDRRWVKVDSPFGEPSDELMMGELDGRRMVFLPRHGRGHRIAPSQINFRANIDALKRAGVTDVISVSAVGSLREHLRPGMFVIVDQFVDRTFARAKSFFDTGLVAHVSMAHPVCERLGNHIEAAAVDLGIEAVRGGTYLVMEGPQFSTLAESELYRTWNCDVIGMTNMPEAKLAREAEMCYATVAMVTDYDCWHPGHDDVTVAQIVSVLTGNADKARSLVRSAAPRAGADGHAAACACRSALEHAIITSPQARDPRMLERLSAVAGRVLAR
- a CDS encoding glycosyltransferase family A protein: MSAPSISLLLPTRGRPALARRLFRSIAETVSRPDRVEVIVYVDDDDIESHDLDSDDIAVHRIIGPARSMGSYNSACLDRASGGIVVLANDDMIVRTPRWDERLLTVNDEFPDGIYLAYGNDLNKKRGLSTFPVLSRRTCELLVDPYPAQYRGAFIDVHIFDIFQRLSHAGFDRTRYLEDVVFEHMHFRVGKSAPDATYLKRGRFDDDPTFIALAPGRREAARRLIDALQGRRPDQFQRRQYREVVPTNSLLASAYFARQFLFDNELPLRRRLYLWYWFLGRYAAAHGALRHFIRQP